From a single Rhodococcus qingshengii JCM 15477 genomic region:
- a CDS encoding SDR family NAD(P)-dependent oxidoreductase encodes MADVLAGKVALVTGASSGLGRAVTEILHRRGAEVFGIAREKEKLRQSMVEVVGADGERRFAATDVSDSAQCDAAVQACVDELGGIDILVNVAGSHSLRHTADIADSEWAHDLAVNLNGPFFLSRAALPHLLERGGNIVNVSSIAGLEGQAYSAGYCAAKHGLIGLTRAMAMEFTGKSLRVNAICPGGMMTPQVTGFTFPDGVDFDLVMKVASPRGLMEAEDVAKMVAFVASDDAAAIHGAVYSVDNGKMA; translated from the coding sequence ATGGCAGACGTACTGGCCGGAAAAGTGGCCTTGGTGACCGGCGCGTCCTCAGGGTTGGGGCGCGCCGTCACCGAGATTCTCCACCGCAGGGGCGCGGAGGTTTTCGGTATCGCCCGCGAAAAGGAAAAGCTGCGACAGTCGATGGTCGAGGTGGTCGGCGCGGATGGAGAGCGTCGTTTCGCGGCGACGGACGTCTCGGATTCCGCTCAGTGTGATGCGGCCGTGCAAGCGTGTGTCGACGAACTCGGTGGTATCGACATCCTCGTCAACGTGGCGGGATCGCACTCGCTTCGTCATACGGCGGATATTGCGGATTCCGAATGGGCACATGACCTTGCGGTCAATCTGAACGGACCGTTCTTCCTTTCCCGAGCAGCACTGCCGCACTTGCTGGAACGGGGCGGCAACATCGTCAACGTCTCCTCGATCGCGGGGCTGGAAGGGCAGGCGTACTCGGCTGGATACTGTGCTGCCAAGCACGGACTCATCGGACTGACCCGAGCGATGGCGATGGAGTTCACCGGAAAGTCTCTGCGTGTCAACGCAATCTGCCCCGGCGGCATGATGACTCCTCAAGTTACCGGATTCACCTTCCCCGACGGAGTCGACTTCGACCTCGTCATGAAGGTTGCCTCGCCACGTGGCTTGATGGAAGCCGAGGACGTTGCGAAGATGGTGGCTTTCGTTGCCTCCGACGACGCCGCGGCGATACACGGGGCCGTCTACTCGGTGGACAACGGAAAAATGGCATGA
- a CDS encoding VOC family protein, producing MTPLVSGPIFQICWVVEEIEAAEQEFTRQWGVERWLRMPDIAFGPESTTYRGEPADYVVHVSIGYAGSQQLELIQPVSGRNLYTEFLETHGVGVHHMAWVPGDYEATLLEAERRGMSVVQQGRVEGAGMDFSYLDAGPLGGYVELMKLSPEIRLMFASLIPD from the coding sequence ATGACCCCGTTGGTCTCGGGACCGATCTTCCAGATCTGCTGGGTGGTCGAGGAGATCGAGGCCGCCGAACAGGAGTTCACTCGGCAGTGGGGAGTGGAGCGATGGCTACGTATGCCAGACATCGCCTTTGGTCCCGAGAGCACAACGTATCGAGGTGAGCCCGCGGACTATGTCGTTCACGTGTCGATCGGATATGCGGGCAGCCAACAGCTCGAGTTGATCCAACCAGTGTCCGGACGCAACCTGTACACGGAGTTCCTGGAGACTCACGGCGTCGGAGTTCATCACATGGCTTGGGTTCCAGGCGATTACGAGGCGACGTTGCTCGAGGCCGAACGTCGCGGAATGTCGGTGGTGCAACAAGGTCGGGTAGAGGGCGCCGGCATGGACTTCTCCTACCTCGATGCCGGGCCGTTGGGTGGATACGTCGAGTTGATGAAGCTCTCGCCCGAGATTCGGTTGATGTTCGCTTCGCTCATTCCTGATTGA
- a CDS encoding FAD-dependent monooxygenase: MDTDVLVAGAGPIGLTTAIELRRRGISCRIVDPLDEPRQYAKAVGIQPRTLELFENMGVLRQALDASTLMRGQIMYTNGVEVGRVDLTLPDDVPYWFLCLPQYSTERILTELGTTVERGVGLTAFEQSDDAVTCTLSDGSTVTARYLVGSDGAHSVVRKGLGLSFEGGAFAESYMLGDVEVDWSIPSGYSVRANHTTDDGTTDDLLVCIPLPGHKRYRMSMLVPDELMPGESSNKAAVQHGFSTGKKPELHHIQAVLDRLSPEPTTASMLRWSSVFRISHRIVDAYGRGRVFVAGDAAHIHPPTGAQGMNTGIQDAHNLAWKIALAVKGVATADLLETYDAERRPVGEEVVGMTVRNAREGIGSGESSIDTAMRRQAQLLIDYSESPLNTGRNSSSPHVQPGERAPDARGMRRDGVQYPIRLFDLLSGVDHTLLLTSDGSAESINSLEKVADAAIRSAHGLLDVYAIVPPGTVTVDSLVPIIEDNASQLCAAYGVEGTAALVIRPDGYLGFRGHPENVSDYFTKVFAVNQE; encoded by the coding sequence ATGGATACCGACGTATTGGTAGCGGGCGCCGGCCCGATCGGCTTGACCACCGCGATCGAGCTGCGCAGACGCGGTATCTCGTGCCGAATAGTCGACCCGCTCGACGAACCGCGGCAATACGCGAAAGCCGTCGGGATTCAGCCACGCACTCTCGAACTCTTCGAGAACATGGGGGTGCTCCGCCAGGCACTCGACGCCTCGACATTGATGCGCGGTCAGATCATGTACACGAACGGCGTCGAGGTCGGCCGCGTCGACCTCACCCTCCCCGACGACGTTCCTTACTGGTTTCTCTGCCTGCCTCAGTACTCGACGGAGCGCATCCTCACCGAGTTGGGAACAACCGTCGAACGCGGAGTCGGCCTCACTGCATTCGAACAGTCCGACGACGCCGTCACCTGCACCCTCAGCGACGGCAGCACTGTGACAGCCCGGTACCTGGTGGGTTCCGACGGCGCGCACAGCGTGGTCCGCAAAGGGCTGGGCCTGAGCTTCGAGGGCGGCGCGTTTGCCGAGAGCTACATGCTCGGCGACGTCGAAGTCGACTGGTCGATCCCCAGCGGCTACTCCGTCCGCGCCAACCACACCACCGACGACGGAACCACCGACGACCTACTCGTCTGCATCCCACTTCCCGGACACAAGCGGTACCGCATGTCGATGCTCGTTCCGGACGAGTTGATGCCGGGCGAATCGTCGAACAAAGCCGCTGTACAACACGGTTTTTCAACCGGCAAGAAACCGGAACTCCATCACATCCAGGCCGTGCTCGACAGACTGTCCCCAGAACCGACAACCGCCTCGATGCTGCGATGGTCCTCGGTCTTCCGCATCAGCCACCGCATCGTCGACGCTTACGGTCGCGGACGGGTTTTTGTCGCCGGCGACGCCGCGCACATCCATCCCCCGACTGGCGCGCAGGGCATGAACACCGGGATCCAGGACGCCCACAATCTTGCGTGGAAGATAGCGCTCGCCGTCAAAGGCGTTGCAACAGCAGATCTTCTCGAGACCTACGATGCCGAAAGACGGCCGGTCGGTGAAGAAGTCGTCGGGATGACCGTCCGAAATGCTCGAGAAGGAATCGGTTCGGGAGAGTCTTCCATCGACACGGCAATGCGGCGCCAGGCTCAATTGTTGATCGACTACTCGGAGAGTCCGCTGAACACCGGGCGTAATTCTTCGAGTCCACACGTTCAACCGGGCGAGCGTGCACCCGATGCACGCGGAATGCGCCGAGACGGTGTGCAGTATCCAATTCGGTTGTTCGACTTGCTGTCAGGAGTCGACCACACGTTACTGCTGACTTCGGACGGATCCGCGGAGAGCATCAACAGCTTGGAGAAGGTCGCCGACGCCGCAATTCGATCAGCGCACGGCTTGCTGGACGTCTACGCGATAGTGCCACCGGGAACCGTGACCGTCGACTCGCTGGTGCCGATCATCGAGGACAACGCCTCGCAACTGTGCGCCGCGTATGGGGTCGAAGGTACGGCGGCGCTGGTCATTCGCCCCGACGGCTACCTCGGATTCCGTGGTCACCCGGAGAACGTTTCCGATTACTTCACGAAAGTGTTTGCCGTCAATCAGGAATGA
- a CDS encoding HIT family protein — MKAGELHHEPPGYRCPFCRFALGEFDEHNSSTDLVARTDHAIARISPKWWPGNPGHVLVSPIEHFENLYTLPTSVGHSVFDLVQAVAVAIREAYGCDGVSTRQHNEPAGNQDVWHHHVHVFPRYEDDHLYSRHGEAAYVPPEARAPFGALLRPRFLER, encoded by the coding sequence GTGAAGGCAGGCGAGTTGCATCATGAGCCGCCGGGGTACCGGTGCCCGTTCTGTCGCTTCGCGCTGGGCGAGTTCGACGAGCACAACTCGTCGACCGACCTGGTTGCTCGAACCGACCACGCAATCGCTCGGATTTCCCCGAAGTGGTGGCCGGGCAACCCCGGCCACGTACTTGTGTCGCCGATCGAGCACTTCGAGAATCTCTACACTTTGCCCACGAGCGTCGGGCACTCGGTTTTCGACCTGGTTCAGGCCGTGGCTGTTGCAATTCGTGAAGCCTACGGCTGCGACGGCGTCTCGACCCGGCAGCACAACGAACCGGCGGGCAACCAGGACGTCTGGCACCACCACGTCCACGTATTTCCGCGATACGAGGACGACCACCTGTATTCCCGGCATGGCGAGGCGGCCTACGTTCCGCCTGAGGCGCGAGCGCCTTTCGGCGCACTTTTGCGCCCTCGATTCCTTGAACGCTGA
- a CDS encoding alkane 1-monooxygenase, translated as MAALVYTEPDGRLATWRDRKRYLWLLALIPSSATFIAVGLVTATGWNVFWWTGPLIAFALIPVIDILAGEDGKNPPDEVIDELENDRFYRWCTYAYLPLQYTAFFLSCYIWARWDLSVLSNIGLAVTIGVTAGIGINTAHELGHKKESVERWLSKIVLAQSAYGHFYLEHNRGHHVRVSTPEDPATSRFGETLYGFWPRSVGGGLKSAWHLEKTRFERLGTTHWSIKNDVLNAWLMSVVLFGVALAVFGIGIAPYLVIQAFIGFSLLEAINYLEHYGLLRQKTASGRYERCTPAHSWNSDRICTNVFLYHLQRHSDHHANPTRRYQALRSMEEAPQLPSGYASMIMLATVPPLWRKVMDHRVLEHYRGDITQVNIAPKKRAKILAAYGVNA; from the coding sequence ATGGCGGCGTTGGTGTACACCGAGCCAGATGGTCGGCTCGCAACTTGGAGAGACCGGAAACGCTACTTGTGGCTGCTGGCGCTGATTCCGTCATCGGCAACTTTCATCGCCGTGGGGCTTGTTACCGCCACCGGATGGAATGTCTTCTGGTGGACCGGCCCACTGATCGCGTTTGCTCTCATTCCCGTCATCGACATCCTGGCGGGTGAGGACGGGAAGAATCCGCCCGACGAGGTGATCGACGAACTCGAGAACGACCGCTTCTACCGGTGGTGCACCTACGCCTATCTGCCGCTGCAGTACACGGCCTTCTTCCTGTCCTGCTACATCTGGGCGCGTTGGGATTTGAGCGTTCTCTCCAATATCGGACTCGCAGTGACGATCGGTGTGACGGCCGGAATCGGCATCAACACAGCCCATGAACTCGGGCACAAGAAGGAGAGCGTCGAGCGCTGGTTGTCCAAAATCGTTCTCGCACAGAGTGCTTACGGTCACTTCTACCTCGAGCACAACCGTGGCCACCATGTGCGAGTGTCGACTCCGGAAGATCCGGCGACCTCGCGCTTCGGTGAGACCCTCTACGGTTTCTGGCCGCGCAGCGTCGGCGGGGGATTGAAGTCGGCGTGGCATCTCGAGAAGACCCGCTTCGAGCGTTTGGGCACCACGCACTGGAGCATCAAGAACGACGTGCTCAACGCCTGGCTCATGTCGGTTGTTCTGTTCGGTGTCGCGCTTGCAGTATTCGGGATCGGCATCGCGCCGTACCTCGTGATCCAGGCGTTCATCGGGTTTTCGCTGCTCGAAGCGATCAACTACCTCGAGCACTACGGACTCCTGCGTCAGAAAACCGCAAGCGGACGGTACGAGCGATGCACGCCGGCGCACAGCTGGAACAGTGATCGCATCTGCACCAACGTCTTCCTTTATCACTTGCAGCGGCACAGCGATCATCATGCGAATCCGACACGGCGCTACCAGGCGCTTCGCAGTATGGAAGAGGCCCCTCAGCTCCCGAGCGGCTACGCCAGCATGATCATGCTCGCCACAGTTCCGCCCCTGTGGCGCAAGGTGATGGACCACCGCGTTCTCGAGCACTACCGAGGTGACATCACCCAGGTCAACATCGCGCCGAAGAAGCGGGCCAAGATCCTCGCAGCCTACGGGGTGAACGCATGA
- a CDS encoding rubredoxin: protein MNAYICPICDYTYTESTGAAREGFPPGTPWSSIPDDWCCPDCGVREKVDFTLVTQS from the coding sequence ATGAACGCCTACATCTGCCCGATCTGCGACTACACGTACACCGAATCGACAGGTGCTGCGCGAGAAGGCTTTCCGCCCGGCACGCCGTGGTCGAGTATCCCGGACGACTGGTGCTGCCCCGACTGCGGCGTCCGCGAGAAGGTCGACTTCACCCTCGTCACGCAATCCTGA
- a CDS encoding rubredoxin yields the protein MSETATAYKLFRCLQCGFEYDEAIGWPDDGIEPGTRWDEIPEDWSCPDCGAAKVDFEMVEVNR from the coding sequence ATGTCCGAGACTGCCACTGCTTACAAATTGTTCCGCTGCCTCCAGTGCGGGTTCGAATACGACGAAGCGATCGGCTGGCCCGACGACGGTATCGAGCCGGGTACTCGCTGGGACGAGATTCCCGAAGACTGGTCCTGCCCTGATTGTGGTGCCGCCAAAGTCGATTTCGAAATGGTGGAGGTGAACCGCTGA
- a CDS encoding FAD-dependent oxidoreductase, with product MTAVSEPDTRTVVIVGTGIAGSGAAQALRKEGFGGSIILIGSEPEEPYRRPALSKELLSGKASFDRVRLRPSTFWTEQSIDMVEVNR from the coding sequence ATGACAGCGGTCAGCGAGCCCGACACACGCACCGTCGTGATCGTGGGCACGGGCATCGCCGGTTCCGGTGCCGCGCAGGCCCTGCGCAAGGAAGGGTTCGGCGGCAGCATCATCCTGATCGGCAGCGAACCTGAGGAGCCGTACCGCCGCCCGGCGCTGTCGAAGGAGCTACTGTCCGGGAAAGCGTCGTTCGATCGGGTTCGGTTGCGGCCGTCGACTTTCTGGACCGAGCAGAGTATCGATATGGTGGAGGTGAACCGCTGA
- a CDS encoding NAD(P)/FAD-dependent oxidoreductase: MTAVSEPDTRTVVIVGTGIAGSGAAQALRKEGFGGSIILIGSEPEEPYRRPALSKELLSGKASFDRVRLRPSTFWTEQSIDLRIGATVTSIDTDSRTVLLADGDSIDYDVLILATGGRSRRLENEDSERVHYLRDIADMRRLQSQLIEGSSLLVVGGGLIGSEVASTARDLGCSVQVLEAQPLPLSRLLPPSIAEKIAALHALAGVDLQTGVDLETLTTGADGVTARARDGREWTADLAVVAIGSLPDTDVAAAAGIAVDNGISVDRYLRTSVVDVYAIGDVANVPNGFLGGMHRGEHWNTAQDHAVAVAKTIVGKEEPFESVPWSWSNQFGRNIQVAGWPGADDTVIVRGDLDSYDFTAICMRDGNIVGAVSVGRPKDIRAVRTLIERSPDISADVLADTNRDLTELAAGLVASPVL, from the coding sequence ATGACAGCGGTCAGCGAGCCCGACACACGCACCGTCGTGATCGTGGGCACGGGCATCGCCGGTTCCGGTGCCGCGCAGGCCCTGCGCAAGGAAGGGTTCGGCGGCAGCATCATCCTGATCGGCAGCGAACCTGAGGAGCCGTACCGCCGCCCGGCGCTGTCGAAGGAGCTACTGTCCGGGAAAGCGTCGTTCGATCGGGTTCGGTTGCGGCCGTCGACTTTCTGGACCGAGCAGAGTATCGATCTTCGGATCGGCGCAACTGTCACGAGTATCGACACAGATTCCCGCACAGTACTTTTAGCCGACGGTGACAGCATCGACTACGACGTTCTGATTCTTGCCACGGGTGGACGGTCCCGACGGTTGGAGAACGAAGATTCCGAGCGTGTTCACTATCTTCGAGATATCGCAGACATGCGACGCTTGCAATCCCAGCTGATCGAAGGATCCTCGCTTTTGGTGGTCGGCGGTGGCTTGATCGGATCGGAGGTGGCGTCAACGGCACGCGACTTGGGTTGCAGTGTGCAGGTTCTCGAAGCGCAACCGTTGCCCCTGTCCAGGCTGCTTCCACCGTCGATAGCGGAGAAGATCGCCGCGCTGCACGCCTTGGCGGGCGTCGACTTGCAGACGGGAGTCGACCTCGAGACGCTGACGACAGGTGCCGACGGTGTCACCGCACGCGCGCGTGACGGACGCGAGTGGACAGCGGACTTGGCCGTCGTCGCAATCGGATCCTTGCCCGATACCGATGTGGCTGCTGCTGCGGGTATTGCGGTGGACAACGGGATTTCGGTAGACCGATACCTCCGGACCTCCGTCGTTGATGTGTACGCGATCGGCGATGTGGCCAACGTGCCCAACGGTTTTCTCGGCGGCATGCACCGTGGTGAGCACTGGAACACCGCGCAGGACCACGCAGTTGCAGTTGCCAAGACCATCGTCGGGAAGGAAGAACCCTTCGAATCCGTCCCTTGGAGTTGGTCGAACCAATTCGGCCGCAACATTCAAGTAGCTGGTTGGCCAGGCGCGGACGACACCGTAATAGTTCGAGGAGACTTGGACTCCTATGACTTCACTGCGATCTGCATGCGCGACGGAAATATCGTCGGTGCTGTGAGCGTGGGCCGGCCGAAGGACATTCGTGCCGTGCGAACCCTTATCGAACGCTCCCCGGACATCAGCGCCGACGTACTCGCCGATACAAACAGGGATCTGACCGAACTTGCGGCGGGTCTTGTCGCCTCACCGGTGCTCTGA
- a CDS encoding TetR/AcrR family transcriptional regulator, which translates to MSTARARVPYHEAARQLLRASALDATRELLTEKSWNDITMAHIAEAAGMSRQTLYKEFTSRQGLASGYLIRFVDEFLEEVEREVTLHHSDPRGAVSAAFRAFFDAGARDPMVVSIVGPRPQHDLLSLVTTDGTPLLEHASARLAEIFMTSWANVDRIHAEMFGSTIVRLAISHVTLSFGTPDQIAENLGEMFGPFLDQVIGSGTVEPN; encoded by the coding sequence ATGTCCACCGCTCGTGCCCGTGTCCCGTACCACGAGGCAGCTCGTCAACTCCTCCGTGCGTCAGCGCTCGACGCCACACGCGAACTCTTGACCGAGAAATCGTGGAACGACATCACGATGGCGCATATCGCGGAAGCTGCGGGCATGAGCCGGCAGACGTTGTACAAGGAGTTCACGTCCCGCCAGGGATTGGCGTCCGGATACCTCATCCGTTTCGTTGACGAGTTCCTCGAAGAGGTGGAACGCGAAGTAACGCTCCATCATTCGGATCCGCGGGGCGCGGTCTCGGCAGCCTTCCGTGCCTTCTTCGACGCCGGTGCCCGGGATCCGATGGTGGTCAGCATTGTCGGTCCCCGGCCGCAGCACGACCTGCTGAGCTTGGTCACCACTGACGGGACTCCGCTGCTCGAACATGCGAGCGCGAGGTTGGCCGAGATCTTCATGACCAGTTGGGCGAACGTCGACCGCATCCATGCCGAGATGTTCGGCAGCACGATAGTGCGTCTGGCGATCAGTCACGTGACGTTGTCTTTCGGTACCCCCGATCAGATCGCCGAGAACCTGGGGGAGATGTTCGGGCCGTTCCTCGATCAGGTCATCGGTTCGGGCACAGTCGAACCGAACTGA
- a CDS encoding Rieske 2Fe-2S domain-containing protein: MAQIREIDVGTVQTRFARGWHCLGLLKTFKDGKPHAIEAFGTKLVVFADSKGDIKVLDGYCRHMGGDLTQGEVKGDSIACPFHDWRWGGNGKCTGIPYARRVPPLARTRAWTTLEQNGQLFVWNDPEGNPPPEEIVIPRIEGAYSDEWTDWTWNSMVIEGSNCREIIDNVVDMAHFYYIHYAFPTYFKNVFEGEIATQYLNTTGRPDIGMASQYGGDTLLRSEAAYYGPSYMVNPLWNSYSGYEVESVLINCHYPISPDSFVLQWGVTVKKPTGVSDEMADKLAGKFTEGISEGFLQDVAIWKNKTKIENPLLCEEDGPVYQLRRWYEQFYVDKADVTEKMTQRFEFEVDTTKANEAWHAEVEENLARQKAEKEAAAEAAKKEAEV; the protein is encoded by the coding sequence ATGGCGCAGATTCGCGAGATCGACGTCGGAACGGTGCAAACTCGTTTCGCCCGCGGTTGGCACTGCCTGGGTCTACTGAAGACCTTCAAGGACGGCAAACCGCACGCGATCGAGGCTTTCGGTACGAAGCTCGTGGTGTTCGCCGACAGCAAGGGCGACATCAAAGTTCTCGACGGATACTGCCGTCACATGGGTGGTGACCTCACACAAGGCGAGGTCAAGGGCGATTCCATCGCCTGCCCCTTCCACGACTGGCGCTGGGGCGGCAACGGCAAGTGCACCGGCATTCCTTATGCTCGCCGCGTGCCTCCGCTCGCACGCACCCGCGCGTGGACGACCCTCGAGCAGAACGGTCAGCTCTTCGTCTGGAACGACCCCGAGGGCAATCCGCCGCCCGAAGAGATCGTGATTCCTCGTATCGAGGGCGCGTACAGCGACGAATGGACCGACTGGACCTGGAACTCCATGGTCATCGAGGGGTCCAACTGCCGCGAGATCATCGACAACGTGGTCGACATGGCGCACTTCTACTACATCCACTACGCCTTCCCGACGTACTTCAAGAACGTCTTCGAAGGTGAGATCGCCACTCAGTACCTCAACACCACGGGCCGTCCCGACATCGGAATGGCCTCCCAGTACGGCGGCGACACGCTGCTTCGCTCCGAAGCTGCGTATTACGGACCGTCGTACATGGTCAATCCCCTGTGGAACAGCTACAGCGGATACGAGGTCGAGAGTGTTCTGATCAACTGCCACTACCCGATCAGCCCGGACTCGTTCGTGCTGCAGTGGGGCGTGACGGTGAAGAAGCCGACGGGTGTCTCCGACGAGATGGCCGACAAGTTGGCCGGCAAGTTCACCGAGGGCATCAGCGAGGGATTCCTGCAGGACGTCGCGATCTGGAAGAACAAGACCAAGATCGAGAATCCCCTTCTCTGCGAAGAAGACGGCCCCGTCTACCAGCTACGACGCTGGTACGAGCAGTTCTACGTGGACAAGGCCGACGTCACCGAGAAGATGACGCAGCGCTTCGAGTTCGAGGTGGACACCACCAAGGCAAACGAAGCCTGGCACGCCGAGGTCGAGGAAAACCTCGCACGCCAGAAGGCCGAGAAGGAAGCTGCAGCAGAAGCGGCAAAGAAGGAAGCAGAGGTCTAG